A DNA window from Bacteroidota bacterium contains the following coding sequences:
- a CDS encoding DNA alkylation repair protein has product MTVQEVLTQLEALGNAKLREQNIKRGAGDNQFGVKMGDIRTVAKKIKTDHALALELWETGNTDARQVAILIVNPKKLTYDEISHWVKSEKYTWVADWLHSYILKDRADRETLRQEWMQTDDTMAARAGWSLTAGCVARQPELVDIPALLDRIEMEMPTAAPEVQWTMNTTLANIGIHHTQYRERALAIGEKLGIYRDYPVSKGCTSPFAPIWIGEMVRRQNA; this is encoded by the coding sequence ATGACTGTACAAGAAGTTCTTACCCAACTGGAAGCCCTTGGCAATGCTAAACTGCGCGAACAAAACATAAAGCGTGGCGCGGGCGATAACCAGTTTGGCGTAAAAATGGGCGATATACGCACTGTAGCCAAAAAGATAAAAACCGACCATGCCCTTGCCCTTGAACTTTGGGAAACAGGAAATACAGATGCAAGGCAAGTAGCTATTTTAATTGTGAACCCCAAAAAGCTAACGTACGACGAGATAAGCCACTGGGTAAAATCGGAGAAATATACGTGGGTGGCCGACTGGCTACATTCTTACATACTTAAAGACAGAGCAGATAGGGAAACCCTGCGCCAAGAGTGGATGCAAACCGACGATACAATGGCCGCTCGTGCAGGGTGGAGCCTAACCGCAGGCTGTGTGGCCCGCCAACCCGAGTTGGTAGATATACCCGCATTGCTGGATAGGATAGAAATGGAAATGCCTACCGCTGCGCCCGAAGTGCAATGGACCATGAACACCACCCTTGCCAATATTGGCATACACCATACCCAATACCGCGAACGCGCTTTGGCAATAGGGGAGAAGCTGGGCATTTACCGCGATTACCCCGTTTCTAAAGGCTGTACTTCGCCCTTTGCCCCGATATGGATTGGGGAAATGGTGAGGAGACAGAATGCGTAA